Sequence from the Rhizobium brockwellii genome:
AGCCCTGCCCGGCGATTTTGCGACCACCTATCTCGGTCAGTCGGCGACGCCGCAGGCCGTTGCCAATATTCGTCAAGACCTCGGGCTGAACCGCCCGGTGACGACACGTTACGTCGAATGGCTCGGCAACGCCGTTCAGGGTGATTTCGGCACCTCCTGGGCCAGCAAGAATTCGGTGAGCGAACAGATCGGCAAACGACTTGGCAACTCGCTCTTCCTGGCCGGTTTCGCGGCGATAATATCCGTGCCGCTCGCGGTCGGCCTCGGCATGCTGTCGGTGCACTTCCGCAACCGCCTACCTGACAAGATCATCAATGTGATTTCGCTGGCGGCGATCTCGCTGCCGGAATTCTTCATCGGCTACCTGCTGATCCTGTTCTTCGCCGTGAAGTTCGGAATGGCCACCTTTCCGGCGACCGTCTACGACAGCATGGGCTTCGTCGAGCGCCTGAAGGCAATCGCGCTACCGACCGCAACCCTCGTGCTCGTCGTGCTCGCTCACATGATGCGCATGACGCGGGCCGCGATCCTCTCCGTCATGTCCTCCGCCTACATGGAGACCGCGGAGCTGAAGGGCATCGGCGCCTTCCGCGCGATCGTTAAGCACGCCGCTCCCAATGCGCTGGCGCCGATCATCAATGTCATCGCATTGAACCTTGCCTATCTCGTCGTCGGCGTCGTCGTTGTCGAAGTGGTCTTCGTCTATCCCGGCATGGGGCAATATATGGTCGATGCGGTCACCGTGCGCGACATGCCTGTCGTGCAGGCCTGCGGCCTGATCTTCGCGGCCGTCTATATATTCCTCAACATGACGGCCGATATCCTCGCGATTATCGCCAATCCCAGGCTGAGGCATCCGCGATGAGATTGAGAGAAATCCCCATCACCGCCTGGATCGGCATGGCCGGTATCGCCGTCGCCTTCATCTTCGCGATCTTCGCACCCTGGCTCGCTCCCTATGGCGAGACGCAGGTCGTCGGCGACGTCTGGCAGTTGCCTGACAACCAGTATATTTTCGGTCTCGACAATCTCGGCCGCGACATCTTCTCGCGCCTGATCTACGGCGCGCGCACGACGCTGACGGTCGCATCCGCCGCCACCATCATCTCCTTCTCGCTCGGCATCATCCTCAGCTTCACCGCAGCCGTCTCACGCGGCGTTATCGACACCGTCCTGTCACGCTTCAACGATCTGATGATGTCGATCCCGACGCTGATCTTCGCGCTCGTGGTTCTTGCGGTGCTACCGCAAAACATCGTCGTGCTGATCCTTGTCATGGCGATCCTCGATTCCACCCGCGTCTACCGCCTCGGCCGCGCGGTGGCCCTTGATGTCGCCGTGATGGAATTCGTCGAGGCGGCGACGCTACGCGGCGAAGGCAAGCTCTGGATCATATTCCGCGAAATCCTGCCGAACACGCTGTCGCCGCTGCTAGCCGAATTCGGGCTGCGCTTCGCCTTCTCGATCCTCTTTCTTTCGACGCTCTCCTTCCTCGGCCTCGGCATTCAGCCGCCTGCAGCCGATTGGGGCGGCATGGTCAAGGACAACAAGGACGGCATCATCTTCGGCATCTCGGCGGCACTCGTGCCGGGCACGGCGATCGCCGTGCTTGCCGTCTGCGTCAACCTCGTCGTCGACTGGCTCCTGAAACGCACATCCAGCCTCAAGGGAGGGCGCGGCGATGCCTGAGCTTCTTTCCGTTCGCAATCTGAAGATCGAAGCAACCAGCTATCCGCCGGGCGAACCGCCGAAGCGGGTCACGATCGTCGATGGCGTTTCCTTCGTCCTCAAGAAGGGCAAGGTTCTCGGCCTGATCGGGGAATCGGGCGCCGGCAAGTCGACGATCGGCCTTTCCGCACTCGCCTATGGCCGAGGCGGCGCCGAAATCACCGGCGGCGAGGTCTTGCTCGACGGCGACAATATCCTCGCGCTCGGCAAGAACGGCATCCGCCAGATCCGCGGCGCGCGGGTCTGCTATGTCGCGCAGTCGGCGGCGGCTGCCTTCAATCCGGCGCATCGGCTCGGCGATCAGGTGATCGAAGCTTCGGTCAAACATGGATTGATGACCAAGGACAAGGCGCGTGAGCGAGCGCTTTATCTATTCGGGGTTCTCGGCCTGCCCAATCCCGAAACCTTCGGCGAGCGCTTTCCCCATCAGGTCTCCGGTGGCCAGTTGCAGCGGGCGATGACGGCGATGGCGCTCTGCTCCAACCCCGAACTCATCGTCTTCGACGAGCCGACGACAGCGCTTGACGTCACCACGCAGATCGACGTGCTGGCGGCGATCAAGCATGCCATCGAGGAAACGCACACGGCCGCCCTCTATATCACCCACGACCTTGCCGTCGTCGCCCAGATCTCGGACGACATCATGGTCCTGCGTTATGGCAAACAAGTCGAATACGGCAGCGTCCAGCAGATCATCGAGGCGCCGCAGGAGGACTATACGCGCGCCCTCGTCAACGTCAGGCAGGCCTATCGTGAGGAAGCCGCCGACCAATCTGCAGCACTTCTCAAGATAGAGAATGTCAGCGCCGAATATTCCAACGGCTTCAAGGTGCTGCACGATGTCTCGCTGCATGTGCCGAAAGGGCAGACGCTTGCGGTCGTCGGCGAATCCGGTTCGGGCAAATCGACCCTTGCGCGCGTCATTACCGGCCTCTTGCCGCCGAGCAGCGGGCGCGTCGTCTTTAATGGCAAGCCACTGATGCCGGGTCTGAAGAGCCGGCCGAACGACGACCTGAGGCGTATCCAGTTGATCTACCAGATGGCCGATACGGCGATGAACCCGCGACAGACGGTCCGCGACATCATCGGCCGCCCGCTGACCTTCTATTATGGTCTGAGAGGTGCCGAGAAGACGGCAAGGGTTAAGGAACTGCTCGACCAGATCGAAATGGGCAAGGGCTTTGTCGATCGCTACCCGGCCGAACTATCAGGTGGCCAGAAGCAGCGCGTCGCGATCGCAAGGGCGCTTGCCGCCAAGCCCGAACTCATCCTCTGCGACGAGCCGACCTCGGCGCTCGATCCGCTGGTGGCGGAGGGTATCCTCAAGCTGCTCCTGCGCCTGCAGCAAGAAGAACAGCTGTCTTATGTCTTCATCACTCACGACATCGCGATCGTCCGGGCGATCGCCGACAGCGTGGCGGTGATGCATCGTGGCAAGCTGGTACGATTCGGTCCGAAATCGACGGCGCTGTCGCCGCCCTTTGACGACTACACCGATCTGCTGTTGAAATCCGTACCGGAAATGGAAATCGGCTGGCTGGAACGGATGCTTGCGACGCGTCGCATGGAGAGCGCCGGCAACTGACTTGACGAGGGTAAACCTTCGTCTCACGGAATGTGCATCAAGGAATGAGCATGACCTCGCGCGGCTTCACCACCATCGAGAATGAATGGATTACGCTGAAGGATGGGACGCGGCTTGCCGCGCGCATCTGGATGCCGGATGGCGCTAGGGAAGATCCCGTTCCCGCCGTCTTCGAATTCCTGCCCTATCGCAAACGGGACGGAACCTGCCTCAGGGACGAGTCGACCTACCCAGTATTCGCGGCCGCAGGCATTGCCGGCGTGCGCGTCGATATCCGCGGATCCGGAGAATCCGACGGCGTCATCGACGGCGAATATACCGAATGCGAGCTTGCCAATGCCTGCGAGCTGATCGCCTGGATTGCCGCGCAGCCATGGTCGAACGGCTCGGTCGGCATGATGGGCATCTCCTGGGGCGGCTTCAACAGCCTGCAGGTCGCAGCATTGCGCCCGCCGGCGCTGAAGGCCGTCATATCGATCGCCTCGACCGTCGACCGCTACAATGACGACATCCACTACAAGAACGGCTGCCATCTCTCCGCCCAGCTCTCATGGGCGGCAACGATGCTCGGCTACCAGTCGCGGCCGCCCGATCCTGGGCTTGTCGGCGAACGCTGGAAGCAGATGTGGCTGGAACGCCTGGCAGGCGAACCCTTCTTCATGGAAGAGTGGTTGAGCCACCAGCGGCGCGACGATTTCTGGCGTCACGGCTCGATCTCAGAGGACTTTTCGAGCGTGGAGATCCCTGCACTGGTGATTGCCGGCTGGGCGGACGGCTACCGCAATACGCCTCTGATGGCGGTCGAAGGCCTGGGCGGCAAAGCGAAGGCGCTGATTGGTCCGTGGGTTCACAAATATCCGCACTTTGCCTGGCCGAAGCCGCGCACGGATTTCCATGGCGAAGCGATCGCCTGGTGGAACAAATGGCTGCGGGGCGAGGACAATGGGATCGACAGGCTGCCGCAGGCCCGCGCCTATATTCTCGATGCCGTCCGCCCTGCCCCGCGACGTGACAGCGATCCGGGCTTCTGGGTCGCCAAGGACGTCTGGTCGCCGCCACAGATGCAGTGCTTCTATGTCGAGCAGTTCGGCAAGCTGACGGAAGGCATGCCGATCCCGCATGCGCCCGAACATCCCGTCTATCTCCGCTCTCCGCTCGACACCGGGACGGCATCCGGTGAATATTTCACGCTGAAGCCCGACGCCGAAATGGCGATCGATCAGCGCTCGGACGATGCCGGCTCGCTGGTCTTCGATACGACGCCGCTTACTGGCGATTACGACTATCTCGGCCGGCCCGTGCTCACGCTTGCGCTGCGCTCTCGGGCGGCGGGCGGAAATCTCTGCGCCCGGCTCATCGATGTCCATCCGGATGGCACGGCAACACGTGTCGCCTTCGGCGTCGTCAATCTCACTCACCGGGACGGCAATGCAGATCCCAAGCCGCTGACCTCAGGCGAGAAGGTGTCGATCCGGCTCGTGCTCGATGCTTGCGGTTATCGCTTCCGCAAGGGGCATCGCATCCGCCTTTCGCTCTCCACCGCATATTGGCCGATGATCCTGCCGCCGCCTGATGACGAAGGCATCGAGGTCGATATCGCGGCACTCGGCTTAGGGCTGCCGATGCTCGGCGAGCACCAGCGGATCGACATCAAGGAACCGGCCAATGCCGATCCGCTGCCGAAATATATCGAGCACGCGGCGGCCGCGACGAAGCGGCAGGTCGTCCGGAATCTCTCGGCCGCCCGGACGGACTATCACATCCACGAGGATACCGGGCTCACCGAACACCCGCAGACAGGTCTCTCCACCCGGCAATTGCGGGAGGAAGTCTGGTCGATTGCGCCCGATAATCCGCTGTCGATGACCGGGGTCTCGACCTGGACCTGCGACATGCGCCGCCCCGGCTGGTTCGCCCGCACGGTGGCGACCGCGCGGATTGCCTGCACCCGGACCGATTGGGTCATCAGCGCTGTCGTCACCGCTTTCGAGGACGACGTGCAGATCTTCGAAAAGGTCTTTGCGGAAAAGCGGATCGCGCGCGACCTCATGTGATCATCAGCCGATCGCCAAACGCCGAATGGCCTCGCAGACGGCACGGAAGCCGTCGCGGGCGCCATCGCTCATGTGGCGGGCGCGGAGCCACGCGTGCACCATCTGCGGCTCCTCCCGGAACCAGACTTCGACGCCCTCCGCGGTGAGCCGGGCGGCATAGTGCC
This genomic interval carries:
- a CDS encoding ABC transporter permease, whose translation is MTNPAPSILPGLRFRQRFPLLALILERFVLSLLLLFAVSILIFGGLEALPGDFATTYLGQSATPQAVANIRQDLGLNRPVTTRYVEWLGNAVQGDFGTSWASKNSVSEQIGKRLGNSLFLAGFAAIISVPLAVGLGMLSVHFRNRLPDKIINVISLAAISLPEFFIGYLLILFFAVKFGMATFPATVYDSMGFVERLKAIALPTATLVLVVLAHMMRMTRAAILSVMSSAYMETAELKGIGAFRAIVKHAAPNALAPIINVIALNLAYLVVGVVVVEVVFVYPGMGQYMVDAVTVRDMPVVQACGLIFAAVYIFLNMTADILAIIANPRLRHPR
- a CDS encoding ABC transporter permease, whose amino-acid sequence is MRLREIPITAWIGMAGIAVAFIFAIFAPWLAPYGETQVVGDVWQLPDNQYIFGLDNLGRDIFSRLIYGARTTLTVASAATIISFSLGIILSFTAAVSRGVIDTVLSRFNDLMMSIPTLIFALVVLAVLPQNIVVLILVMAILDSTRVYRLGRAVALDVAVMEFVEAATLRGEGKLWIIFREILPNTLSPLLAEFGLRFAFSILFLSTLSFLGLGIQPPAADWGGMVKDNKDGIIFGISAALVPGTAIAVLAVCVNLVVDWLLKRTSSLKGGRGDA
- a CDS encoding ABC transporter ATP-binding protein, whose product is MPELLSVRNLKIEATSYPPGEPPKRVTIVDGVSFVLKKGKVLGLIGESGAGKSTIGLSALAYGRGGAEITGGEVLLDGDNILALGKNGIRQIRGARVCYVAQSAAAAFNPAHRLGDQVIEASVKHGLMTKDKARERALYLFGVLGLPNPETFGERFPHQVSGGQLQRAMTAMALCSNPELIVFDEPTTALDVTTQIDVLAAIKHAIEETHTAALYITHDLAVVAQISDDIMVLRYGKQVEYGSVQQIIEAPQEDYTRALVNVRQAYREEAADQSAALLKIENVSAEYSNGFKVLHDVSLHVPKGQTLAVVGESGSGKSTLARVITGLLPPSSGRVVFNGKPLMPGLKSRPNDDLRRIQLIYQMADTAMNPRQTVRDIIGRPLTFYYGLRGAEKTARVKELLDQIEMGKGFVDRYPAELSGGQKQRVAIARALAAKPELILCDEPTSALDPLVAEGILKLLLRLQQEEQLSYVFITHDIAIVRAIADSVAVMHRGKLVRFGPKSTALSPPFDDYTDLLLKSVPEMEIGWLERMLATRRMESAGN
- a CDS encoding CocE/NonD family hydrolase codes for the protein MTSRGFTTIENEWITLKDGTRLAARIWMPDGAREDPVPAVFEFLPYRKRDGTCLRDESTYPVFAAAGIAGVRVDIRGSGESDGVIDGEYTECELANACELIAWIAAQPWSNGSVGMMGISWGGFNSLQVAALRPPALKAVISIASTVDRYNDDIHYKNGCHLSAQLSWAATMLGYQSRPPDPGLVGERWKQMWLERLAGEPFFMEEWLSHQRRDDFWRHGSISEDFSSVEIPALVIAGWADGYRNTPLMAVEGLGGKAKALIGPWVHKYPHFAWPKPRTDFHGEAIAWWNKWLRGEDNGIDRLPQARAYILDAVRPAPRRDSDPGFWVAKDVWSPPQMQCFYVEQFGKLTEGMPIPHAPEHPVYLRSPLDTGTASGEYFTLKPDAEMAIDQRSDDAGSLVFDTTPLTGDYDYLGRPVLTLALRSRAAGGNLCARLIDVHPDGTATRVAFGVVNLTHRDGNADPKPLTSGEKVSIRLVLDACGYRFRKGHRIRLSLSTAYWPMILPPPDDEGIEVDIAALGLGLPMLGEHQRIDIKEPANADPLPKYIEHAAAATKRQVVRNLSAARTDYHIHEDTGLTEHPQTGLSTRQLREEVWSIAPDNPLSMTGVSTWTCDMRRPGWFARTVATARIACTRTDWVISAVVTAFEDDVQIFEKVFAEKRIARDLM